In Mucilaginibacter celer, one DNA window encodes the following:
- a CDS encoding formylglycine-generating enzyme family protein produces the protein MKNIVLILFGAMFLAACGQHEKPVTVAAIAQVPGSKKKVCCESNLPNRFKTAGLSGAALTLPDTGSTHANHAGMVWVPAGTFRMGADNQQAEPDEYPKHDVSVDGFWIDKTEVTNAEFAKFIKATGYVTTAERKPDWNELKKQMPPGTEKPADSLLVPASLVFVPADHPVNLNDYAQWWAWKTGANWKHPHGPGSDIKGKDNYPVVQVSWYDAVAYSKWANKRLPTEAEWERAARGGLEDKVYPWDNEKISEGQPKANTWEGSFPYKNTRRDKFYYLAPVSSFKPNGYGLYDMAGNVWEWCADLYNNNYYKTLGTNGVKNPRGASKSYDPDEPYAIKRVVRGGSFLCNDSYCSGYRVSRRMKTTEDSGMEHLGFRCVSN, from the coding sequence ATGAAAAATATAGTACTAATACTGTTTGGGGCGATGTTTTTAGCTGCGTGCGGGCAGCATGAAAAACCGGTAACCGTTGCGGCTATTGCCCAGGTTCCGGGCAGCAAAAAGAAGGTTTGCTGCGAATCGAATTTGCCCAACAGGTTTAAAACAGCAGGGCTGAGCGGTGCGGCGCTTACCCTGCCTGATACTGGCAGCACCCATGCCAACCATGCGGGGATGGTATGGGTACCCGCCGGCACTTTCAGGATGGGGGCCGATAACCAACAGGCCGAGCCTGACGAATACCCCAAGCACGATGTCAGCGTTGATGGCTTCTGGATAGATAAAACCGAAGTGACCAACGCCGAGTTTGCCAAATTTATAAAAGCCACAGGCTATGTAACCACAGCCGAACGCAAGCCCGATTGGAACGAACTGAAAAAGCAAATGCCTCCAGGCACGGAAAAACCTGCGGATAGTTTGCTGGTACCGGCCTCACTGGTATTTGTACCCGCCGATCACCCGGTTAACCTGAACGATTACGCGCAATGGTGGGCCTGGAAAACCGGTGCAAACTGGAAACATCCGCACGGCCCCGGCAGTGATATTAAGGGTAAAGATAACTACCCGGTAGTGCAGGTATCCTGGTATGATGCCGTAGCCTATAGCAAATGGGCCAACAAGCGCCTGCCAACCGAAGCCGAATGGGAACGCGCGGCCAGGGGCGGATTGGAAGATAAAGTGTACCCATGGGACAACGAAAAAATAAGCGAAGGGCAACCTAAGGCCAATACTTGGGAGGGAAGCTTTCCTTATAAAAATACTCGGCGCGATAAGTTTTATTACTTAGCCCCGGTAAGCTCTTTCAAACCTAATGGTTATGGTTTGTATGATATGGCCGGGAATGTTTGGGAGTGGTGTGCCGATCTGTACAACAATAACTATTACAAAACATTAGGTACAAACGGTGTGAAGAACCCCAGAGGCGCTTCAAAATCGTACGATCCGGATGAGCCTTATGCCATAAAACGCGTAGTACGCGGCGGATCATTTTTGTGTAACGATAGCTATTGCTCGGGTTACCGGGTATCGCGCCGCATGAAAACCACCGAAGATAGCGGGATGGAGCATTTAGGTTTCCGTTGTGTTAGTAACTAA
- a CDS encoding sterol desaturase family protein, which produces MIEQIKQVIDNLNGYGFSVLTLVLGVLEFSFGLYKKRWNTNEKWVDIACFTIPKLVVRPLVAYYSLLALPALLPTLKNTFDWVPFLWGCAIIAVADDLTQYWYHRLHHQVPWLWRFHRTHHSASYMGMAMASRQNIIYTLFFSQTYLTAALVYLGLGIPALVVKGIKGTITTLAHSSIPWDKPFYQYKILHPLAWILERTISTPATHHAHHAATTDDGVGYYKGNFGNMFFWWDIIFGTAHISRQYPKAYGISHYEGDQWYAQLAWPLFKSKVEGSELAADGPMVRDDVPLQPHQLYRPDPLVKIEEEPVDAQFELQPVKA; this is translated from the coding sequence ATGATTGAGCAGATAAAACAAGTAATAGATAACCTTAACGGATACGGATTTTCCGTTTTGACGCTGGTATTAGGCGTACTCGAATTTTCATTCGGTTTATACAAAAAACGTTGGAATACCAATGAAAAATGGGTGGATATTGCCTGCTTTACCATACCTAAGCTGGTAGTAAGGCCTTTGGTAGCTTATTATAGCCTGTTGGCATTACCGGCTTTGTTACCAACCTTAAAAAACACGTTTGATTGGGTGCCGTTTTTATGGGGATGCGCCATCATTGCAGTGGCCGATGATTTGACCCAATACTGGTATCACCGCCTGCATCACCAGGTGCCATGGTTATGGCGTTTCCACCGTACGCACCACTCGGCATCGTACATGGGTATGGCTATGGCCAGCAGGCAAAATATCATTTACACGCTGTTCTTTTCGCAAACCTATTTAACCGCGGCTTTGGTTTATCTTGGTTTAGGTATCCCGGCGCTGGTTGTAAAAGGTATTAAGGGCACTATTACCACGCTGGCGCATTCAAGCATCCCCTGGGATAAACCTTTTTACCAGTATAAAATACTACATCCGCTGGCCTGGATTTTGGAGCGTACCATATCAACCCCGGCAACGCACCATGCGCACCACGCTGCCACTACCGATGATGGTGTAGGCTATTACAAAGGCAATTTTGGTAATATGTTTTTTTGGTGGGATATCATTTTTGGTACGGCACACATTTCACGCCAATACCCTAAAGCTTATGGGATCTCGCACTACGAGGGCGATCAATGGTATGCGCAACTGGCCTGGCCGCTGTTTAAATCGAAAGTTGAAGGCAGCGAATTGGCGGCAGACGGCCCGATGGTAAGGGATGATGTGCCTTTGCAGCCTCACCAGTTATACCGTCCTGACCCTTTAGTTAAAATCGAAGAAGAGCCGGTTGACGCGCAGTTTGAATTACAACCTGTAAAAGCGTAA